A window of the Acidimicrobiales bacterium genome harbors these coding sequences:
- a CDS encoding VOC family protein produces MAPDTKTPDWPRPVVHWEIEAREPDRLRDFYGRMFNWGIGTGPIMEIPAGIGGPEPGPAGHLRQGQRSGITLYIQVRDLRESLTRAAELGGTVVAEPFDLPNTPTLAAITDPEGNPVMLVQA; encoded by the coding sequence ATGGCACCGGACACCAAGACACCCGACTGGCCCCGGCCCGTCGTCCACTGGGAGATCGAGGCCCGGGAGCCCGACCGGCTGCGCGACTTCTACGGCCGGATGTTCAACTGGGGCATCGGTACGGGCCCGATCATGGAGATCCCCGCCGGTATCGGCGGCCCCGAGCCCGGCCCCGCCGGCCACCTCCGCCAGGGCCAGCGGAGCGGGATCACCCTGTACATCCAGGTCCGGGACCTGCGCGAGTCGCTGACCCGGGCCGCCGAGCTGGGAGGAACCGTGGTAGCCGAGCCTTTCGACCTGCCCAACACGCCGACCCTGGCGGCCATCACCGACCCGGAGGGCAATCCCGTGATGCTGGTGCAGGCATGA